A genomic window from Geoalkalibacter sp. includes:
- the hoxU gene encoding bidirectional hydrogenase complex protein HoxU: protein MSVITLTLNGELVSARAGQSLLEAIRDQGVKLPTLCYLDGLSPRGGCRLCMVEVAGSPRLLAACTTEATEGMVVVTHNEKINRYRKMILELTFAERNHTCAVCVSNQHCELQELAAELGMDHVRYDYLHPVLGMDTSHPRYGVDHNRCILCLRCVRVCDEVEGAHTWDVRGRGIDSQVITDLNRPWGESRSCTECGKCVEVCPTGALFDKGMSVGEMKKESRFLRRILDGRQKREWRR from the coding sequence ATGTCGGTGATCACTTTGACCCTCAACGGTGAGTTGGTCAGTGCCCGCGCCGGGCAAAGCCTTCTGGAAGCGATTCGCGATCAGGGTGTCAAGCTGCCGACGCTCTGCTACCTCGACGGTTTGAGTCCGCGGGGCGGCTGTCGCCTTTGCATGGTCGAGGTCGCCGGGTCGCCGCGTTTGCTGGCCGCCTGCACGACCGAGGCCACCGAGGGAATGGTGGTGGTGACGCACAACGAAAAAATCAACCGTTACCGCAAGATGATTCTTGAACTGACCTTTGCCGAGCGTAACCATACCTGCGCTGTTTGCGTCAGCAATCAGCATTGCGAACTGCAAGAGCTGGCCGCCGAGTTGGGTATGGATCATGTGCGTTACGACTATCTTCACCCCGTTTTGGGGATGGACACCAGCCACCCGCGCTACGGCGTCGATCACAACCGCTGCATTCTGTGCCTGCGATGTGTTCGTGTCTGTGACGAGGTCGAGGGAGCTCATACCTGGGATGTGCGCGGACGCGGCATCGACAGTCAGGTGATCACCGACCTCAATCGTCCCTGGGGTGAAAGCCGAAGCTGCACCGAATGCGGCAAGTGCGTCGAGGTCTGTCCGACCGGGGCGCTGTTCGACAAAGGGATGTCGGTGGGCGAGATGAAAAAAGAATCGCGCTTCTTGCGGCGCATTCTCGATGGTCGTCAGAAGCGTGAGTGGCGACGTTGA
- a CDS encoding Ni/Fe hydrogenase subunit alpha, with amino-acid sequence MARTVYIDPVTRIEGHAKISIRLDEEGRVADARFHVTEFRGFEKFCIGRGFWEMPGITARVCGICPVSHLLASSKAGDAILGVRTPPAAVVLRRLMNYAQLVQSHALSFFLLSGPDLVLGMDTDPMRRNMLGLIAAHPDFARSGIRLRAFGQRLIRFLGERSIHPSWSVPGGVRRGLVPEQRDELLRELPEMFRTVDQALDLMKDVLDRFAGELDAYGDFPSLFMGLVGTDGSLEHYDGHLRIVDGSGKTVEDQVAAERYAELISEGEETWSYLKFPYYRALGPEGGLYRVGPLARLNVCDFAGTPRADRELRQFRHYGGRGGAVNNSFYYHYARLIEMLHALERIEEILDQDRLADGHMRSRADVNQNVGIGVCEAPRGTLFHHYQVDDHGILEKVNLIIATGQNNLAMNRTIKQLAQRFLSEDRLEEGLLNRVEHGIRAYDPCLSCSTHEAGRMPLHVQLRAANGRLLDEARRF; translated from the coding sequence ATGGCAAGAACTGTTTATATAGATCCCGTCACGCGTATCGAGGGTCATGCAAAAATCAGTATTCGCCTCGATGAGGAGGGTCGCGTGGCGGATGCGCGCTTTCACGTCACCGAATTTCGGGGTTTTGAAAAATTTTGCATCGGCCGCGGTTTTTGGGAAATGCCCGGCATCACCGCGCGGGTCTGCGGTATCTGTCCGGTCAGTCATTTGCTTGCCTCAAGTAAGGCGGGCGACGCCATCCTCGGTGTGCGCACCCCGCCCGCGGCGGTCGTCCTGCGGCGCCTGATGAACTACGCGCAGCTGGTGCAAAGCCACGCTCTGAGTTTTTTTCTGCTCTCGGGCCCCGATCTGGTGCTCGGCATGGATACCGATCCGATGCGGCGCAATATGCTGGGCCTGATCGCCGCCCATCCTGATTTTGCGCGTTCCGGAATTCGCCTGCGCGCCTTTGGCCAACGCTTGATTCGTTTTCTCGGCGAGCGCAGCATTCATCCCTCCTGGTCCGTGCCGGGCGGCGTGCGACGGGGACTTGTTCCGGAGCAGCGCGACGAACTTCTCCGCGAATTGCCGGAAATGTTTCGTACCGTCGACCAGGCTCTGGATCTCATGAAGGATGTCTTGGATCGTTTCGCGGGCGAGCTCGATGCCTACGGTGATTTTCCCAGTCTGTTCATGGGGCTGGTCGGCACGGACGGCAGCCTCGAACATTACGATGGGCATCTGCGCATCGTCGACGGCAGCGGCAAGACGGTCGAGGACCAGGTCGCCGCGGAGCGCTACGCGGAACTGATCAGCGAAGGCGAGGAAACCTGGAGCTATCTGAAATTCCCTTATTACCGCGCTCTTGGTCCCGAGGGCGGTCTCTACCGGGTCGGCCCCCTGGCGCGCCTCAATGTGTGCGACTTCGCCGGCACGCCCCGGGCGGATCGCGAATTGCGCCAGTTTCGCCACTATGGTGGACGGGGCGGCGCGGTCAACAACAGTTTCTATTACCATTACGCGCGACTGATCGAAATGCTTCATGCCCTGGAGCGGATCGAGGAGATTCTCGATCAGGATAGGCTCGCAGATGGCCATATGCGCAGCCGTGCCGACGTCAATCAGAATGTCGGCATCGGTGTCTGCGAAGCGCCGCGCGGTACCCTTTTTCATCATTACCAGGTCGATGATCACGGCATTCTCGAAAAGGTCAACCTGATCATCGCCACGGGCCAGAACAATCTGGCCATGAATCGTACCATCAAGCAGCTGGCCCAGCGTTTTCTTTCCGAAGACAGGCTCGAGGAGGGACTGCTCAACCGCGTGGAGCACGGCATCCGTGCCTATGATCCCTGCTTGAGCTGTTCCACCCACGAAGCCGGGCGCATGCCCCTGCATGTGCAGCTGCGGGCCGCGAACGGGCGGCTGCTCGATGAAGCACGGCGCTTCTGA
- the polA gene encoding DNA polymerase I has protein sequence MTDQPKRLYLIDGSSYIYRAYFAIRHLSNSKGLATNAIFGFTNMLLKVMREHAPDHLAVVFDAKGPTFRKEIYPEYKANRAAMPEDLRPQIPVIKELVRAFNLPALELDGYEADDIIATLAKKHAAQGLEVTIVSGDKDLMQVISERVRMLDTMKDKIYGPAEVAERFGGGPDKVVEVQALAGDSSDNIPGVPGIGEKTAVKLISEFGTVEELLARVDEVKGKLADKLREFGEQALLSKRLVTLRDDLDLGIDYDALAAGEPDRQALTALFGELEFHKLQQEFFSESRDRDDDYQGVFTENELDQLIAQLEKATHVSFDTETTGLDPLRAELVGLSFAVQAGQAWYIPVGHHYLGAPAQLSRDLVLKRLRPLLENPQKSKIAQNAKYDLLVLRRAGIEVRGADFDTMVASYLANPAAKSHGMDSLAADLLGRKTISFSEVAGSGKNQISFAEVEVDKAISYAAEDADVTLQLFEKLAPMLKDTEQEQLFREVEMPLVVILADMEWQGVRVDPQVLGALSKEMEEKLSALERQIHELAGCSFNIGSPRQIGEVLFEKLKLPRGRKTKTGWSTDVEVLQTLAEEHAIAARILEHRSLAKLKGTYTDALPKLIHPETGRIHTSFNQTVTATGRLSSSDPNLQNIPIRSEEGRRIREAFIPADGHVLLAADYSQIELRILAHLADEEMLQESFARGEDIHRRTACEIFGVFPEMVSDEQRRQAKTINFGVLYGMGAFSLAKSLGIDRKKAQSFIDAYFERLPRVADFLEARREEARQNKYVKTLLGRRCAVPEIDSPNQATRAYAERNAINYPLQGSAADIIKVAMVRVFESLRRAGMKTKMVLQVHDELVFDVPESELDAARELIRREMQGAVTLKVPLDVDIGVGKNWREAH, from the coding sequence ATGACCGATCAGCCCAAGCGCCTCTATCTCATCGACGGGTCGAGCTACATTTACCGCGCCTATTTCGCCATCCGCCATCTCTCCAACTCCAAGGGGCTGGCCACCAATGCCATCTTCGGCTTCACCAACATGCTGCTCAAGGTAATGCGCGAGCACGCGCCCGATCATCTGGCGGTGGTGTTCGACGCCAAGGGGCCGACCTTTCGCAAGGAGATCTATCCCGAGTACAAGGCCAACCGGGCCGCCATGCCCGAGGATCTGCGGCCGCAGATCCCCGTGATCAAGGAGCTGGTGCGCGCCTTCAATCTGCCCGCCCTGGAGCTTGACGGCTATGAGGCCGACGACATCATCGCCACCCTGGCGAAAAAACATGCCGCCCAGGGCCTGGAGGTCACCATCGTCTCCGGCGACAAGGATCTCATGCAGGTGATCTCCGAGCGGGTACGCATGCTCGATACCATGAAGGACAAGATCTACGGCCCGGCGGAAGTCGCCGAGCGCTTCGGCGGCGGCCCCGACAAGGTCGTGGAAGTGCAGGCCCTGGCCGGCGACAGCTCGGACAACATCCCCGGCGTGCCGGGTATCGGCGAGAAAACCGCCGTCAAGCTGATCAGCGAGTTCGGCACGGTGGAGGAGCTGCTGGCGCGCGTCGACGAGGTCAAGGGCAAACTGGCGGACAAGCTGCGCGAGTTCGGTGAGCAGGCGCTCTTGTCCAAGCGCTTGGTGACGCTCAGGGATGATCTGGACTTGGGCATCGATTATGATGCGCTGGCGGCCGGCGAGCCCGATCGCCAGGCCCTCACGGCGCTGTTCGGCGAGTTGGAATTCCACAAGCTGCAGCAGGAGTTTTTTTCCGAGAGCCGCGATCGCGACGACGATTATCAGGGCGTGTTCACGGAAAATGAACTGGATCAGCTCATCGCGCAGTTGGAGAAAGCGACCCATGTGAGTTTCGACACCGAAACCACCGGCCTCGATCCCCTGCGGGCTGAGCTGGTGGGGCTATCTTTTGCCGTGCAGGCCGGGCAGGCCTGGTACATCCCCGTGGGCCATCATTATTTGGGAGCGCCCGCGCAGCTTTCTCGCGATTTGGTGCTCAAGCGCCTGCGACCGCTGCTGGAAAATCCGCAAAAATCCAAGATCGCCCAGAACGCCAAGTACGACCTGCTGGTGCTGCGTCGCGCGGGCATCGAGGTGCGGGGCGCGGATTTCGACACCATGGTGGCCAGTTATCTGGCCAACCCGGCGGCCAAGAGCCACGGCATGGACAGTCTCGCCGCCGATCTGCTCGGGCGCAAGACCATCAGCTTCAGCGAGGTGGCGGGCAGCGGCAAGAACCAGATCAGCTTTGCCGAGGTCGAGGTGGACAAAGCGATCAGCTACGCCGCCGAGGATGCCGATGTGACGCTGCAACTCTTCGAAAAGCTTGCGCCCATGCTGAAAGACACCGAGCAGGAACAATTGTTCCGCGAGGTGGAGATGCCCCTGGTGGTGATTCTCGCCGACATGGAATGGCAGGGGGTGCGCGTCGATCCGCAAGTGCTGGGGGCGCTCTCCAAAGAGATGGAGGAGAAGCTCTCGGCGCTGGAGCGGCAGATCCATGAGCTGGCGGGCTGCAGTTTCAACATCGGCTCCCCCAGGCAGATCGGCGAGGTGCTCTTCGAAAAACTCAAGCTGCCGCGCGGGCGCAAGACCAAGACCGGCTGGTCGACGGACGTGGAGGTTTTGCAGACTCTCGCCGAGGAGCACGCCATCGCGGCGCGTATCCTCGAGCATCGCAGTCTTGCCAAGCTCAAGGGCACCTACACCGACGCCCTGCCCAAGCTGATCCATCCTGAAACGGGCCGTATCCATACCAGCTTCAACCAGACGGTGACCGCCACGGGGCGGCTCTCCTCCAGCGACCCCAACCTGCAGAACATTCCCATCCGCAGCGAGGAGGGCCGGCGCATCCGCGAGGCCTTCATCCCCGCCGACGGCCATGTGCTGCTCGCCGCCGATTACTCGCAGATCGAGTTGCGCATTCTGGCGCATCTGGCCGACGAGGAGATGCTGCAGGAGAGTTTCGCGCGCGGCGAGGACATCCACCGGCGCACCGCCTGCGAGATTTTCGGCGTGTTTCCCGAAATGGTCAGCGACGAGCAGCGCCGTCAGGCCAAGACCATCAACTTCGGCGTGCTCTACGGCATGGGCGCCTTCAGTCTGGCCAAGAGTCTCGGCATCGACCGCAAGAAAGCGCAGAGCTTCATCGACGCCTATTTCGAGCGCCTGCCGCGGGTGGCCGATTTTCTCGAAGCGCGCCGCGAGGAAGCGCGGCAAAACAAGTACGTCAAGACCCTGCTCGGACGCCGTTGCGCCGTGCCCGAGATCGACAGTCCCAATCAGGCGACGCGTGCCTACGCCGAGCGCAACGCCATCAACTATCCCCTGCAGGGTTCGGCGGCCGATATCATCAAGGTGGCCATGGTGCGGGTGTTCGAAAGCCTCCGGCGCGCCGGCATGAAAACCAAGATGGTGCTTCAGGTGCATGACGAACTGGTGTTCGACGTGCCCGAGAGCGAACTCGACGCGGCCCGTGAGCTGATCCGCCGCGAGATGCAAGGGGCGGTCACGCTCAAGGTGCCTCTGGATGTCGACATCGGCGTCGGCAAGAACTGGCGCGAGGCGCACTAA
- a CDS encoding hydrogenase maturation protease — translation MWLVLGYGNLMRGDDGLGYRLAERLAGQVDGKSARIQALHQLAPELTLELAASDIERVLFMDARRGQPEIFRMGKIEPQAGVGRCGHQLSPALLLGMTAELYGRRPRAWLLTLPAADLGFGMRLSEAAQSALGVAQRRVRALLEARAS, via the coding sequence ATGTGGCTGGTTCTGGGTTACGGCAATCTGATGCGCGGCGACGACGGCCTCGGCTACCGACTCGCCGAGCGGCTGGCCGGACAGGTTGACGGCAAGTCGGCGCGCATCCAGGCGCTGCACCAGCTGGCGCCAGAGTTAACCCTTGAGCTTGCCGCAAGCGACATCGAGCGTGTCCTGTTCATGGATGCCCGGCGTGGACAGCCTGAAATTTTTCGCATGGGAAAAATCGAGCCGCAGGCCGGCGTAGGGCGCTGCGGCCATCAACTTTCTCCCGCCCTATTGCTGGGCATGACGGCTGAACTTTATGGCCGCCGTCCGCGTGCCTGGCTTCTGACCTTGCCGGCGGCGGATCTAGGTTTCGGCATGCGGCTCAGCGAGGCCGCCCAATCGGCTCTCGGCGTCGCGCAACGACGCGTGCGTGCCTTGCTGGAGGCCCGCGCCTCTTAA